One Kribbella sp. NBC_00662 genomic region harbors:
- a CDS encoding L-rhamnose mutarotase → MNRYCFCLQVRPDRLAEYVDRHRNVWPEMQAALRESGWHNYSLFLRDDGLLIGYVEAEDLDAAQKAMAATEVNTRWQSEMTEFFTGIDGRPPDESFLLLPEIFHLKGTES, encoded by the coding sequence GTGAATCGTTACTGCTTCTGCCTGCAGGTCCGGCCGGACCGGCTGGCCGAGTACGTCGATCGGCACCGCAACGTCTGGCCGGAGATGCAGGCCGCGCTGCGAGAGTCCGGGTGGCACAACTACTCGCTGTTCCTCCGTGACGACGGGCTGCTGATCGGGTACGTCGAGGCCGAGGACCTGGACGCCGCCCAGAAGGCGATGGCGGCCACGGAGGTCAACACGCGCTGGCAGTCGGAGATGACCGAATTCTTCACGGGGATCGACGGTCGTCCGCCGGACGAGTCCTTCCTGCTGCTGCCCGAGATCTTCCACCTGAAGGGGACTGAGTCATGA